The following coding sequences are from one Achromobacter sp. B7 window:
- a CDS encoding c-type cytochrome, protein MRRWPRIAAWCVAALAVAGAAVGSAVVYFGWYDVSATGPHTMPVYALLDVASTRSVKLRSADIKVPDLDSPQRIRRGDALYRAHCAQCHGGPGQAPEPYALGLNPPPPPLVTSARERPAAEVYWIIRQGIKMTGMPAWQYRMTDEQIWDVVGYLRVLPTLSAQQYRDAAPPGDPASGAASSASIAPTEARPSDGRVGEMGAGEMGVGNMPAGDVRVGEMGVANMPAGDVRVGDVRVDDMRTGDMRLGDAKAGRDALQQYLCVTCHAVPGVPGARHYVGPSLDGMADRSRIAGVVPNSPDSMQQWLLDPQRIKPGTAMPALGLREQDARDIAAFLQTLSNVE, encoded by the coding sequence ATGAGACGCTGGCCACGTATCGCTGCCTGGTGTGTCGCCGCGTTGGCGGTTGCGGGCGCGGCGGTCGGCAGCGCGGTTGTCTACTTCGGCTGGTATGACGTCAGCGCCACCGGCCCGCACACCATGCCCGTCTACGCCCTGCTGGACGTGGCGTCCACGCGGTCGGTGAAGTTGCGGTCGGCGGATATCAAGGTCCCGGACCTGGACAGCCCGCAGCGCATACGGCGCGGCGATGCGCTGTACCGCGCGCATTGCGCGCAGTGCCACGGTGGGCCGGGCCAGGCGCCCGAACCCTATGCGCTGGGGCTGAATCCCCCGCCCCCGCCGCTGGTGACCAGCGCTCGGGAGCGTCCGGCGGCCGAGGTCTACTGGATCATTCGCCAGGGCATCAAGATGACCGGCATGCCGGCCTGGCAGTACCGCATGACGGACGAGCAGATTTGGGACGTGGTGGGATACCTGCGGGTGTTGCCGACGCTATCGGCGCAGCAATATCGCGACGCCGCACCGCCCGGTGACCCGGCTTCGGGCGCGGCGTCCTCCGCGTCGATTGCGCCTACAGAGGCGCGGCCAAGCGACGGGCGCGTGGGCGAAATGGGCGCAGGCGAAATGGGCGTAGGCAACATGCCCGCGGGCGACGTGCGCGTAGGCGAAATGGGCGTAGCCAACATGCCCGCAGGCGACGTGCGCGTAGGCGACGTGCGCGTAGACGACATGCGCACAGGCGACATGCGCCTGGGCGATGCCAAGGCCGGGCGCGATGCGTTGCAGCAGTATCTGTGCGTGACCTGCCACGCCGTCCCCGGCGTGCCGGGCGCGCGCCACTATGTTGGCCCGTCGCTGGATGGCATGGCGGACCGTTCGCGCATCGCCGGCGTTGTGCCGAATTCGCCTGATTCCATGCAGCAGTGGTTGCTGGACCCGCAACGTATCAAGCCGGGCACTGCCATGCCCGCCCTGGGCCTGCGGGAACAGGACGCGCGCGACATCGCGGCGTTTTTACAGACCCTGTCCAATGTTGAATAG
- a CDS encoding cytochrome c family protein: MRLIARPPLILLGAAALSLLAACGDERPPLAQNLSADALPSTANAARGRQLVSNHGCLACHAVPTVRGPASAVGPPLDNLGRQAYLTGLLPNTPANLVRWLMDPPAINPRTAMPNVGLSQAEAQDIAAFLLSLPKGQEAQ, translated from the coding sequence TTGCGCCTTATCGCTCGCCCTCCCCTCATCCTGCTTGGCGCTGCCGCGCTGTCGTTGCTGGCGGCGTGCGGGGACGAGCGTCCGCCATTGGCGCAGAACCTGTCCGCTGACGCCCTGCCCAGCACTGCCAACGCGGCGCGCGGGCGGCAGCTGGTGTCCAACCACGGTTGCCTGGCCTGCCACGCCGTGCCGACGGTGCGCGGTCCGGCATCCGCCGTGGGGCCGCCCCTGGACAATCTGGGGCGTCAGGCCTATTTGACGGGGCTGCTGCCCAACACGCCCGCCAATCTGGTCCGCTGGTTGATGGACCCACCCGCCATCAATCCGCGCACCGCCATGCCGAACGTCGGCTTGAGCCAGGCCGAGGCCCAAGACATTGCGGCGTTCTTGCTGAGCTTGCCCAAGGGACAGGAGGCGCAATGA
- a CDS encoding c-type cytochrome gives MPQAAQVCHMLTRGMAAILSYVLATAQADSAGTRLPAAISRGPAGDGAHVIADISQVLFIGATAIFVVVFALVAVALFGPAAARRRLSSPALIVGAGIAFPVVALTALLVYVLSTGPSMAGDGAKPAVRIAVKGELWWWRVRYHDASGAVLFDTANDIRIPVGAWVEFELSSDNVIHSFWVPELAGKLDMIPGRVNRLRVRAQAAGTFTGQCAEYCGAQHANMKFNVVALEPDAYQAWQDAQVRPAEVRPAEVRPAQARPAEARPAQVRPAEARPAEVRPAEASAPTLHQGAQVFQQACAQCHTVRGTAARGALGPDLTHVGSRLSLAAGVLPNNVGALAGWIADSQHIKPGNPMPSFNQLPGEDLRAVARYLESLK, from the coding sequence ATGCCACAGGCTGCCCAGGTATGCCACATGCTGACGCGCGGCATGGCCGCCATCCTTTCCTACGTGCTTGCCACCGCGCAGGCGGATTCCGCCGGGACGCGCTTGCCTGCTGCAATTTCGCGCGGGCCGGCAGGCGACGGCGCGCATGTCATTGCCGACATCAGCCAAGTCCTGTTCATCGGCGCCACGGCGATTTTCGTGGTGGTGTTCGCGTTGGTGGCCGTGGCGCTGTTTGGCCCGGCCGCCGCGCGTCGGCGTCTGTCCAGCCCCGCGCTGATCGTCGGCGCGGGCATCGCGTTTCCGGTAGTCGCGCTGACTGCGTTGCTGGTCTACGTGTTGAGCACAGGGCCTTCCATGGCCGGCGACGGCGCCAAGCCTGCGGTGCGCATCGCCGTCAAGGGCGAACTCTGGTGGTGGCGGGTGCGCTACCACGACGCGTCGGGCGCCGTCTTGTTCGACACCGCCAACGACATTCGCATACCCGTTGGCGCATGGGTTGAGTTCGAGCTGAGTTCCGACAACGTCATCCACAGCTTCTGGGTGCCCGAACTGGCGGGCAAGCTGGACATGATTCCCGGCCGCGTGAACCGCCTGCGGGTACGCGCGCAGGCGGCAGGCACGTTTACCGGGCAATGCGCCGAATATTGCGGCGCGCAACACGCCAACATGAAGTTCAACGTGGTGGCGTTGGAACCCGACGCGTACCAAGCATGGCAAGACGCACAGGTGCGGCCGGCTGAGGTGCGGCCGGCTGAGGTGCGGCCGGCTCAGGCGCGGCCGGCTGAGGCGCGGCCGGCTCAGGTGCGGCCGGCTGAGGCGCGGCCGGCTGAGGTGCGGCCGGCCGAGGCGTCCGCGCCCACGCTGCATCAGGGCGCGCAAGTCTTCCAGCAAGCGTGCGCGCAATGCCACACCGTGCGCGGCACGGCGGCCCGGGGCGCGCTGGGCCCAGACCTGACCCACGTAGGCAGCCGCCTGTCACTGGCAGCCGGTGTGCTGCCTAACAACGTAGGCGCGCTGGCCGGGTGGATCGCCGACAGCCAACACATCAAACCGGGCAACCCCATGCCGTCCTTCAACCAACTGCCAGGCGAAGATCTGCGCGCCGTGGCCCGCTACCTGGAAAGCCTGAAGTGA